Part of the Bacillus spongiae genome is shown below.
CCAGGGTCACTAGTAGAGATTGGATTTTTATCGAATCCTGAGGAAAAGCAAAAATTAATGGATGATGAGTATCAAGAAAGTGTTGCTGCATCCATTTATGAAGGGGTTCTTAGATATTTTACAAATGAAGCTGATTTGGACTAAACCGGTCAGCTTTTTCCTTTGCTTTTAAAAAAGTGAAATATGTTATACTGAGAGAAGATGAAACCGAATACATACTTAGGGAGGCAAGTAAAATGTTGACAGAGCAAATTGTACAAAATGTACTATCCAAAATGGAAGATCCTTTTTTACATAAAAGTCTTAAAGATACGAATGGTATTGTAGAAATAAAAATAAAGCAAGAAAAAAACCATGTGAGTGTGAAAGTGGCCATTGCGAAAACAGGAACTCCCGAGCAGCTTTCATTGCAGCAGGAGATTGTGAAACACTTGAAAGCCGCAGGTGCAGAAACGGTAGGAATTCGCTTTACGGATCTAGACCCGGCAGAGCTTGATAAACATAGGGGGGGTCAATTAGAAAGCGATGGTGGCAATTTATTGTCTCCTAATAGTAAAACAACGTTTATAGCGATAGCAAGCGGTAAAGGTGGCGTAGGGAAGTCGACTGTATCTGTCAATTTGGCGGTATCTCTTGCAAGACTTGGGAAAAAAGTAGGCTTAATTGATGCGGATATTTATGGATTTAGTGTTCCTGATATGATGGGAATCGTTAAACGTCCTGTTGTACGCGGAGAACGTATCATCCCAGTGGAACGTCTAGGAGTAAAAGTCATTTCGATGGGCTTTTTTGTTGAAGACAATGCTCCTGTCATATGGAGAGGCCCTATGTTAGGGAAAATGTTAAACAACTTTTTTAGTGAGGTAGAATGGGGAGATTTAGATTACTTATTGTTAGATTTACCTCCTGGTACTGGTGATGTGGCATTAGATGTCCACACAATGCTTCCAAGCTGTAAAGAGATCATTGTCACTACACCACACCCTACTGCTGCGTTTGTAGCGGCTAGAGCAGGAGCAATGGCTCTTCAAACAGAACACTCCATTTTAGGTGTTGTTGAAAATATGTCTTATTTTGAAAGTAAAAAGACAGGTGAGAAGGAATTTGTTTTTGGTCAAGGTGGGGGAGAAAAGCTAGCAGATGAATTGCAAACGGAGCTATTAGGAAAGCTACCACTCCAACAGCCTGATTGGGATGAGGATGATTTTGCTCCTTCTATATATGCAGAGGAACATCAACTCGGTCAAATATATAAAGGCATTGCTGAAAACGTTATTGGATTATTATCAAAATAAGGAGAGAGCTGGTTTATTTTAATGTAAACCAGCTCTTTTCAATTTCTTATTTAGTTATTTTGATTTCGACCTGTATTTGTTTTTCTTTTTTGAGTGAATGATCGATGTGGGAAGTTGTTCATCTTTTTGTTCTCGATGGTGAAAAGGCTAAATCTATCTTATCCACCCTCTTCTCCGCCGCCTTCTTCTCCACCGCCCTCTTCTCCACCTTCACTCTCCTCTTCACTTTTTTCTGAGTCCTTTTCAGAACTCTCCTCCCCACTACTTTTTCCTTCTTCTGCTGCTTTCATTAAAACATTTTGAAGTTTCATCTGAAAGAGCGGGCTTTCAATCGTTTCCGTGATAACTGTTTGAAGATGTTCTCTATACTCTTTACTTTTTAAGGATTCTTGAATTTCTTTTTGTAATTCAGGATCTTTAAATAAATCCATCATCATTCCTTGGTATTCAGGATCCTTCATTAACTTCTTAAGAAGTTCTTCATTTTCGGTTTTCATACTCTGTGCCATGGCTTCTGCAAACTTTGGATCCTCAAAAGAAGTTTTCCAAAACTCCTTTCCGCTTTCAGAGGTTAAAGTTTCAGATATTGTTTTCGTTACAATGCTTTCGTCCATAATAAGCTCTTGCTTAATTTTGTCATCTGCAATAACATCTTGAATGGCTTTTTTTCCATCATCTGTTTTTAATATGTCAACAACCATTTTCTTTGTTTCTTCATAGTCCATTTGTCCACTACTCTCTTCTCCTCCTGAACAAGCAGACAGGACAATAAGCAATAGGAGGAGAAGAGGAAAGGATTTATACATCATAAAATCTGCTCCTTTCGCATGTGCATTTATCCCTATCTTTAATATGAGAAATATGACAATTTATATACGCCATAATACTATTCCTAGATTTTTATTAATGCCATTGGTAAAATCAAAAGAGCGTTAAGATTAACTATGTAAGGAGAATAAAAAGAATGACCATCCGAAATTGGATTAAATTTTTCTTTTCTACTCTAGTAGTAGGGGGAGTTGTAACGGGAATTTTAGGGTTTATTATTCGTTGGGATGAATTTTCAAACTGGTTTTATGATATGGACTTTTCGCAAATTATTCCTGCTTTTATTTGGTTGGTTGGGGTAGGTTTTACCTTCAGTGTTATTAGTCAAATGGGTTTCTTTGCTTATTTAACTATTCATCAGTTTGGCGTAAGCTTCTTCCGTTCTTCATCATTATGGAATAGTGTGCAACTTGTCATTATTGCTTTAGTTTTGTTCGACCTAATCTATTTTCGCTTTCAAAAATTTGCTGCAGCTGGAGAGAGTCTCGTTAGCTATGTTCTATTAGCAATTGGTTTATTAGGTTACGGAGTGATTGTAGCATTAATTAAGTCACGCCAATCAAAAAGCAATACTT
Proteins encoded:
- a CDS encoding Mrp/NBP35 family ATP-binding protein, whose product is MLTEQIVQNVLSKMEDPFLHKSLKDTNGIVEIKIKQEKNHVSVKVAIAKTGTPEQLSLQQEIVKHLKAAGAETVGIRFTDLDPAELDKHRGGQLESDGGNLLSPNSKTTFIAIASGKGGVGKSTVSVNLAVSLARLGKKVGLIDADIYGFSVPDMMGIVKRPVVRGERIIPVERLGVKVISMGFFVEDNAPVIWRGPMLGKMLNNFFSEVEWGDLDYLLLDLPPGTGDVALDVHTMLPSCKEIIVTTPHPTAAFVAARAGAMALQTEHSILGVVENMSYFESKKTGEKEFVFGQGGGEKLADELQTELLGKLPLQQPDWDEDDFAPSIYAEEHQLGQIYKGIAENVIGLLSK
- the gerD gene encoding spore germination lipoprotein GerD, yielding MYKSFPLLLLLLIVLSACSGGEESSGQMDYEETKKMVVDILKTDDGKKAIQDVIADDKIKQELIMDESIVTKTISETLTSESGKEFWKTSFEDPKFAEAMAQSMKTENEELLKKLMKDPEYQGMMMDLFKDPELQKEIQESLKSKEYREHLQTVITETIESPLFQMKLQNVLMKAAEEGKSSGEESSEKDSEKSEEESEGGEEGGGEEGGGEEGG
- a CDS encoding KinB-signaling pathway activation protein: MTIRNWIKFFFSTLVVGGVVTGILGFIIRWDEFSNWFYDMDFSQIIPAFIWLVGVGFTFSVISQMGFFAYLTIHQFGVSFFRSSSLWNSVQLVIIALVLFDLIYFRFQKFAAAGESLVSYVLLAIGLLGYGVIVALIKSRQSKSNTFVSALFFMIVVTVLEWLPVLTTNEKSWLYLMLFTLLACNTYQLLMLPKYNQRQG